The Phycisphaerae bacterium RAS1 genome includes a region encoding these proteins:
- a CDS encoding serine/threonine protein kinase, translating into MHPDAEQLHSARPRHGWLYALPGGAMPASVACNGELFQHVETFKHDFFAATGLYRGPAGLAVLKINRVTWLGLIPMRWTGRLLCGREVRAYAALQNLAGVPRLIGRVGATGFLHAYVPGHPLGRSEKVSDTFFDELDAVLRAVHAQHMAYVDLNKRQNILMGDDGKPYLIDFQISLMLPPRGWRRLWPLPWLLARFQQADRYHFLKHKRRLRPDLMTPEEWRRVNRLSVWIRLHRAVAGPLTWLRRRILRWLHKSETAAVAGSRAK; encoded by the coding sequence GTGCATCCTGACGCGGAACAACTGCACTCGGCGCGTCCGCGGCACGGCTGGCTCTATGCCCTCCCCGGCGGCGCGATGCCGGCCTCCGTCGCCTGTAATGGCGAGCTTTTCCAGCATGTCGAGACTTTCAAGCACGACTTCTTCGCCGCCACCGGCCTCTACCGCGGACCCGCCGGACTGGCGGTCCTGAAGATCAATCGCGTCACCTGGCTCGGGCTCATTCCGATGAGATGGACCGGGCGACTGCTCTGCGGGCGCGAAGTGCGCGCCTACGCGGCGTTGCAGAACCTGGCGGGCGTGCCGCGGCTCATCGGGCGCGTCGGCGCCACCGGATTTCTGCACGCCTACGTTCCGGGTCACCCGCTGGGGCGAAGCGAGAAAGTCAGCGACACCTTCTTTGACGAGCTGGACGCCGTGCTGCGCGCCGTCCACGCGCAGCACATGGCTTACGTCGATCTCAACAAGCGCCAGAACATCCTGATGGGCGACGACGGCAAGCCCTATCTCATCGACTTTCAGATTTCGCTGATGCTGCCGCCGCGCGGCTGGCGGCGTCTGTGGCCGCTGCCGTGGCTGCTGGCTCGCTTTCAGCAGGCGGATCGATATCATTTTCTCAAGCACAAGCGCCGCCTGCGGCCGGACCTGATGACGCCGGAGGAATGGCGGCGCGTGAATCGCCTGAGCGTCTGGATTCGACTGCACCGTGCCGTCGCCGGCCCATTGACTTGGCTGCGCCGCCGCATCCTGCGGTGGTTGCACAAGTCGGAGACCGCCGCGGTTGCGGGGTCGAGGGCGAAGTAG
- the yliI_3 gene encoding Soluble aldose sugar dehydrogenase YliI precursor yields MVSRFGIRAGLVGCAAVMAGLLGATCELAPGELPPPIDAGEQLKAEYVVAGAAKPSALAFAPDGRVFYTEKETGRLRVIADDVLLEAAVAEVPVNFAGDRGLLGVAVHPRFEDNGRVYVFYSRSDSGASSDAQAVVDNRVVYFEVVDNVASGGEVFVASMPADIGETRVGGRITFAPDGTLLVGLGDLTDDASAQSATALNGKILRYNDDGSIPGNNPGTGSPVYARGLRFPRGIAFDPTNGDIYATEQNDGTAHEVNRIRSSSNYGWPEVVGSAGRAGFTDPVFFSGERVDIAGGSFNPSTRYGPGPRFNYFFGDASRRTVVMLEFNARRIAERTSVFLGNFPSNITDVAFTPAGALYVACEDAIFRIVGTRTN; encoded by the coding sequence ATGGTGTCTCGGTTTGGCATCCGGGCAGGATTGGTCGGCTGCGCCGCCGTCATGGCGGGGTTGCTGGGGGCGACGTGTGAACTGGCGCCCGGCGAACTGCCGCCGCCGATCGACGCCGGCGAGCAGTTGAAGGCGGAGTACGTCGTGGCGGGGGCGGCGAAGCCGTCGGCGCTGGCGTTCGCTCCTGACGGGCGGGTGTTCTACACGGAGAAGGAGACCGGGCGCCTGCGGGTGATCGCCGATGACGTCCTCCTGGAAGCGGCGGTGGCGGAAGTTCCGGTCAATTTCGCGGGCGACCGCGGACTGCTGGGCGTCGCGGTGCATCCGCGTTTTGAGGACAACGGCCGCGTCTACGTGTTCTATTCGCGCTCCGACAGCGGGGCGAGCAGCGACGCGCAGGCGGTGGTCGACAACCGCGTCGTGTATTTCGAGGTGGTCGACAACGTCGCGTCGGGCGGCGAGGTGTTCGTCGCGTCGATGCCGGCCGACATCGGCGAGACGCGCGTGGGTGGGCGGATCACGTTCGCGCCCGACGGCACGCTCCTGGTCGGCCTGGGCGACCTGACCGACGACGCCTCGGCCCAGTCCGCCACGGCGCTCAACGGCAAGATCCTCCGTTATAACGATGACGGCTCAATTCCCGGCAACAACCCCGGCACCGGTTCGCCGGTCTACGCCCGGGGGCTGCGTTTTCCGCGCGGTATTGCGTTTGACCCGACCAACGGCGACATCTACGCCACGGAACAAAACGACGGCACGGCGCACGAAGTGAATCGCATCCGCTCCAGCAGCAACTACGGCTGGCCGGAAGTCGTCGGCAGCGCCGGGAGGGCCGGGTTTACCGATCCGGTCTTCTTCTCCGGCGAGCGGGTCGACATCGCCGGCGGTTCGTTCAACCCCAGCACGCGCTACGGCCCCGGGCCGCGTTTCAACTACTTCTTCGGCGACGCGAGCCGCCGCACGGTCGTCATGCTGGAGTTCAACGCGCGGCGCATCGCCGAGCGCACCAGCGTGTTCCTGGGCAATTTCCCGAGCAACATCACGGATGTCGCGTTTACGCCGGCCGGAGCGCTCTACGTGGCGTGCGAAGACGCGATCTTCCGGATCGTCGGCACGCGGACCAATTGA
- the yvdM gene encoding Beta-phosphoglucomutase: MSSPRPELSAASTAGRARRATWAVIFDLDGVLTDTSELHYQSWQELADTLGIPFDRARNEALRGISRMESLRIVLDSHWEAFTPAQRQALTEHKNDSYVQKVAGLTPRDLFPGVERLLRELRAAGAAVAVASSSRNAAAVIERLGIAPLLDAVVDANLAPRSKPDPQVFLVAAEQVCVAPVCCVVVEDAESGVAAGLAAGMKVAGVGPVERVGRANVQVAATGDLTAAILRRLCVGE; the protein is encoded by the coding sequence ATGAGCAGCCCACGGCCAGAACTGTCCGCCGCATCCACCGCCGGCCGCGCCCGCCGCGCGACCTGGGCGGTCATTTTCGATCTCGACGGCGTTCTTACGGATACGTCGGAACTGCATTACCAAAGCTGGCAGGAGCTGGCGGACACGCTGGGCATTCCCTTTGACCGCGCGCGAAACGAGGCCCTGCGCGGCATCAGCCGGATGGAGAGCCTGCGCATCGTGCTCGATTCGCACTGGGAGGCCTTCACGCCGGCGCAGCGACAGGCGCTGACGGAACACAAGAATGACTCCTACGTGCAGAAGGTCGCCGGGCTCACGCCGCGCGACCTGTTTCCCGGCGTCGAGCGGCTGCTGCGCGAGCTGCGCGCGGCGGGCGCGGCCGTCGCGGTGGCGTCGTCGAGCCGAAATGCCGCGGCCGTGATTGAGCGGCTGGGGATTGCGCCGCTGCTGGACGCGGTGGTCGATGCGAACCTGGCGCCGCGCTCCAAGCCGGACCCGCAGGTTTTCCTGGTCGCGGCGGAACAGGTCTGCGTGGCGCCCGTGTGCTGCGTCGTGGTCGAGGACGCCGAAAGCGGCGTCGCGGCGGGACTGGCGGCAGGGATGAAGGTCGCGGGCGTCGGTCCGGTGGAGCGCGTGGGGCGCGCGAATGTTCAGGTCGCGGCGACGGGCGACCTGACGGCTGCGATTTTGCGTCGATTGTGCGTGGGAGAGTGA
- the dtpT_2 gene encoding Di-/tripeptide transporter gives MSQAKPGFLDQVRSFPAAFWVANTMEIFERMAWYGFYAVASLYITGPKETGGLGFTSEQRGQIQAIVPFFLYLMPVLTGALADRYGYKRMFIIAYIGMVLFYYALGQFKTFPTFLGAFMMVAVSAAIFKPVVVGTVARVTNEGNSAMGFGIFYMMVNVGGFVGPLVAGVVRGWSWKYVFIACSVWASLNLIIVLVFYKDPTTEAKSGRGRSFKQVLDNAVEVLGNLRFFICVFIVLIALMLANQGRPWFTWWNCILFVPAWIVLNLLWDLALPKGSGNPSHPAAQGRLFFAKRMHCSNWRFALFLLIMSGFWTSFNQIFLTMPEYIRDYTETRPMVQAGEKIFGAIGRPGWIDGLAAIEDTEILTEFDRLVRKSRGVGEIVAADESKPLVEPDPVKAAAAKASAEAARIEAEQERLRMRGRLASDPSLTPDDLKKLDELARQIGGPRGAATLEPLDLVDGARRALAYKVRIQATELGELVKSIPPTIASVQPEALKSAVETINKRLEARGRPTFGGQRGVALGAAIGELITKSGPTPTPEAVSAVCQALSGDDAKIDPPVLALGMRDAAYRPFVWKRFEAGRQVNPEHLVNIDALAIVLLQVLVSFVMGRFHQFTTMIVGMVIAAVGIGLSAVAGGTMIGPLGGSLLVVIAGLVIFAIGEMMASPTSQEYVGRIAPRERVAVYMGYYFIAVALGNLFGGILSGQLYGKLARDMQRPDLMWAAFGGIMFMTAVVFLLYNRFALPRSASGSLTSGST, from the coding sequence ATGTCGCAGGCCAAGCCGGGATTTCTCGACCAGGTCCGCAGCTTTCCGGCGGCGTTCTGGGTCGCGAACACGATGGAGATATTCGAGCGGATGGCCTGGTACGGCTTTTACGCCGTGGCGTCGCTCTACATCACCGGGCCGAAGGAGACGGGCGGGCTCGGGTTCACGTCGGAGCAGCGCGGGCAGATTCAAGCGATCGTGCCCTTCTTTCTGTACCTGATGCCGGTGCTGACGGGGGCGCTGGCGGACCGCTACGGCTACAAGCGGATGTTCATCATCGCGTATATCGGGATGGTGCTCTTCTATTACGCGCTGGGACAGTTCAAGACGTTCCCCACGTTTCTGGGGGCGTTCATGATGGTGGCGGTTTCGGCGGCCATCTTCAAACCCGTCGTCGTCGGCACCGTGGCGCGAGTCACGAACGAAGGCAACTCGGCGATGGGTTTCGGCATCTTCTACATGATGGTGAACGTCGGCGGGTTCGTGGGGCCGCTGGTGGCGGGCGTGGTGCGCGGTTGGTCGTGGAAGTACGTGTTCATCGCCTGCTCCGTGTGGGCCAGCCTGAACCTCATCATCGTGCTGGTGTTCTACAAAGACCCGACGACCGAGGCGAAGTCGGGCCGCGGAAGGTCATTCAAGCAGGTGCTGGACAACGCGGTCGAGGTGCTGGGCAACCTGCGCTTCTTCATCTGCGTGTTTATCGTGCTGATCGCGCTGATGCTGGCCAACCAGGGGCGGCCGTGGTTTACCTGGTGGAACTGCATTCTCTTCGTGCCGGCGTGGATCGTGCTGAACCTGCTCTGGGACCTGGCGCTTCCGAAGGGGAGCGGCAATCCGAGCCATCCGGCGGCGCAAGGACGGCTCTTTTTTGCCAAGCGGATGCACTGCAGCAACTGGCGCTTCGCGCTGTTCCTGCTGATCATGTCGGGCTTCTGGACCAGCTTTAACCAGATTTTTTTGACCATGCCCGAGTACATCCGCGACTACACCGAAACCAGGCCCATGGTTCAGGCGGGCGAGAAAATCTTCGGCGCGATCGGCAGGCCCGGCTGGATTGACGGGCTGGCGGCCATCGAGGACACCGAGATTCTGACGGAGTTCGACCGGCTCGTGCGCAAGTCGCGCGGCGTCGGTGAGATTGTCGCCGCCGACGAGAGCAAGCCGCTCGTCGAGCCGGACCCGGTCAAAGCCGCGGCGGCGAAGGCCAGCGCGGAGGCCGCACGGATCGAGGCCGAGCAGGAACGACTGAGAATGCGCGGGCGTCTGGCGAGCGATCCGTCGCTCACGCCCGACGATCTGAAAAAGCTGGACGAGCTCGCGCGTCAGATCGGCGGCCCGCGCGGCGCCGCGACGCTGGAGCCGCTCGACCTGGTCGACGGCGCCCGGCGCGCGCTGGCGTACAAGGTCCGCATTCAGGCCACGGAACTGGGCGAGCTGGTCAAGTCCATTCCGCCGACAATCGCCTCGGTTCAGCCTGAAGCGCTGAAGAGCGCGGTCGAGACGATCAACAAGCGGCTCGAGGCTCGCGGAAGGCCCACCTTCGGCGGGCAGCGCGGTGTCGCGCTGGGGGCGGCGATCGGCGAGCTGATCACGAAGTCCGGCCCGACTCCGACGCCGGAAGCCGTTTCCGCGGTCTGCCAGGCGCTATCCGGTGATGACGCGAAGATCGATCCGCCGGTGCTGGCACTGGGAATGCGCGACGCGGCCTACCGTCCGTTCGTATGGAAGCGATTTGAGGCGGGGCGGCAGGTGAACCCCGAACACCTGGTCAATATCGACGCCCTGGCGATCGTGCTGCTCCAGGTGCTGGTCTCGTTCGTGATGGGCCGGTTCCACCAATTCACGACGATGATCGTCGGCATGGTGATCGCGGCGGTGGGCATCGGTCTCTCGGCGGTTGCCGGCGGCACGATGATCGGACCGCTGGGCGGGTCGCTGCTGGTGGTGATCGCCGGCCTGGTGATTTTTGCGATTGGCGAGATGATGGCCAGCCCGACCAGCCAGGAATACGTCGGCCGGATTGCGCCCAGGGAGCGGGTCGCGGTCTATATGGGGTATTACTTCATCGCCGTCGCGCTCGGGAATCTGTTCGGCGGAATCCTTTCCGGGCAGCTTTACGGCAAGCTGGCGCGCGACATGCAGCGGCCGGACCTGATGTGGGCGGCCTTTGGCGGGATCATGTTCATGACCGCCGTGGTGTTCCTGCTGTACAACCGGTTCGCGCTGCCCCGGTCGGCCTCCGGCTCGCTTACGAGCGGGTCAACGTAG
- the futA1 gene encoding Iron uptake protein A1 precursor has translation MGLLLAAAHLCACDRTPETPTVVVYTSVDEEFARQIFADFEKASGVRVEPLFDTEAGKTTGLVRRLGREAAAPRCDVWWSSEILGTIELARGGVLEAYDPPSAADIPHAWRDAEHRWTAVAARARVLAFHTGRVRRDELPATWRELATPAWCRRLALANPGFGTTRGHVAAMFAYWGEQPAQAFLRNLRDAQSQLADGNSHAVRLVVSGAADVCLTDTDDVWVAQRRGHLVDLAYPALDAGLPAVWIPCTVALVRGGPHGQTGRRLVDHLAGAATERALAGSDSRNVPLRPALRAELGIRDEPQPLDYARIADALPRASAAVADILLR, from the coding sequence ATGGGGCTGCTCCTCGCCGCCGCCCATCTCTGCGCCTGCGACCGGACGCCGGAGACGCCCACCGTCGTCGTCTACACCTCGGTCGACGAGGAATTCGCCCGGCAGATCTTCGCTGATTTTGAGAAAGCCAGCGGCGTTCGCGTCGAGCCGCTCTTCGACACGGAGGCAGGCAAGACCACCGGCCTGGTGCGGCGGCTGGGGCGCGAGGCGGCCGCGCCGCGCTGCGACGTCTGGTGGTCCAGCGAGATTCTGGGGACGATCGAGCTGGCCCGTGGCGGCGTGCTGGAGGCCTACGATCCGCCCAGCGCCGCCGACATTCCGCACGCGTGGCGCGACGCGGAGCACCGCTGGACGGCCGTGGCCGCGCGGGCGCGCGTGCTGGCGTTCCACACCGGGCGCGTGCGGCGCGACGAACTGCCCGCGACGTGGCGCGAGCTGGCGACACCGGCGTGGTGCCGGCGGCTGGCGCTGGCCAATCCGGGGTTCGGGACGACGCGCGGACACGTCGCGGCGATGTTCGCGTATTGGGGGGAGCAGCCGGCGCAAGCGTTCCTGCGGAACCTGCGCGACGCACAATCTCAACTTGCCGACGGCAACTCGCACGCCGTGCGGCTGGTCGTGAGCGGCGCCGCCGATGTGTGCCTCACCGACACGGATGACGTCTGGGTGGCCCAGCGGCGCGGGCATCTCGTCGACCTGGCCTACCCGGCGCTGGACGCCGGGCTGCCGGCGGTGTGGATTCCCTGCACGGTGGCGCTGGTTCGCGGCGGCCCGCACGGCCAGACGGGCCGGCGGCTGGTGGATCACCTCGCCGGCGCCGCGACGGAGCGGGCGCTGGCCGGAAGCGACTCGCGCAATGTCCCGCTGCGGCCGGCCCTGCGGGCGGAGCTGGGCATCCGCGATGAGCCCCAGCCGCTGGACTACGCGCGCATCGCCGACGCCCTGCCCCGCGCGAGCGCCGCGGTTGCGGATATACTCTTGCGCTAG
- a CDS encoding hypothetical protein (NfeD-like C-terminal, partner-binding), with amino-acid sequence MRRQKPLTRSAAGLGRGTRIFLLLGLAALAAGPSTAPDAARSASLAVIPIKDEITDVLRRSVERRLEDARAAGAKVIVFELHTPGGLVTSALDICRLIKNLPADVTSVAWVNHEAYSAGAMISVACKKIYMSPSSAIGDCAPIMVSPTGGLEELPATERAKAESPVLQEFRDSAASNGYDPMLCRAMVTVGEEVWWIQSTTGDERRFVSAADKKKLIDDVAEAERKWKTVESLADPKSGREQPLVQPVDRPDTLLTLSQSEAVAFGFASGIVGDLDDLVGKLGQSGAPLYLETSGWETFAMWLNSPWVRGFLFMIVVVGGYIEFSHPGLMLPGITALVALAIFLGAPYAAGLADIWTFVLLGVGLALLAVEIFLLPGFGVAGILGGLMVLGAFLGTFIPREPGAPMFSLPNLQGTWDALKIGIFAMSGGLVMAMVGIVLVLRFLPQLPVVDKLILSNPSAEALAPQDPFASVGLVGDVGLVISDLRPGGQARFGNEVVDVQSQGKYVEAGKRVQVIKRDGGSIIVRPLTDEA; translated from the coding sequence ATGCGACGACAGAAACCATTAACACGGTCCGCGGCGGGGCTGGGGAGAGGGACGCGCATTTTCCTGCTGCTGGGCCTTGCCGCGCTGGCGGCCGGACCGTCGACGGCGCCCGACGCGGCGCGCAGCGCGTCGCTCGCGGTCATTCCGATCAAGGACGAGATCACCGACGTTCTGCGCCGCAGCGTCGAGCGCCGGCTCGAAGATGCGCGCGCGGCCGGCGCGAAGGTGATCGTCTTTGAATTGCACACGCCGGGCGGGCTGGTGACCAGTGCGCTGGATATTTGCCGGCTGATCAAGAATCTGCCGGCCGATGTGACCAGTGTCGCGTGGGTGAATCACGAAGCGTACAGCGCCGGGGCGATGATCTCCGTCGCTTGCAAGAAAATCTACATGAGCCCCTCGTCGGCCATCGGCGACTGCGCCCCGATCATGGTCAGCCCCACCGGCGGACTCGAAGAGCTGCCCGCGACCGAGCGGGCCAAGGCCGAAAGCCCCGTCCTTCAGGAGTTTCGCGACTCGGCGGCTTCCAACGGCTACGACCCGATGCTGTGCCGCGCCATGGTCACCGTCGGCGAGGAAGTGTGGTGGATTCAGAGCACCACCGGCGACGAGCGACGCTTCGTCTCGGCGGCCGACAAAAAGAAGCTCATCGATGACGTGGCGGAAGCGGAGCGAAAGTGGAAGACGGTCGAGTCGCTGGCCGATCCCAAATCCGGGCGCGAGCAGCCGCTGGTGCAGCCGGTCGACCGGCCGGACACGCTGCTGACACTCTCGCAGAGCGAGGCGGTGGCGTTCGGCTTTGCATCGGGGATTGTCGGCGATCTCGATGATCTGGTCGGCAAGCTGGGGCAGAGCGGCGCGCCGCTCTACCTGGAAACGTCCGGCTGGGAAACGTTCGCGATGTGGCTCAACAGTCCGTGGGTGCGCGGTTTCCTGTTCATGATCGTGGTCGTCGGCGGATACATTGAGTTCTCCCACCCGGGGCTGATGCTGCCGGGAATCACGGCGCTGGTCGCGCTGGCGATATTCCTCGGCGCGCCCTACGCCGCGGGGCTGGCGGACATCTGGACGTTTGTTCTACTCGGCGTCGGGCTGGCGCTGCTGGCGGTGGAGATTTTTCTGCTGCCGGGCTTCGGCGTCGCGGGAATCCTGGGCGGCCTGATGGTGCTCGGCGCGTTTCTCGGCACGTTCATCCCGCGCGAGCCGGGTGCGCCCATGTTCTCGCTGCCGAATTTGCAGGGCACGTGGGACGCGCTCAAGATCGGCATCTTCGCCATGTCCGGCGGCCTGGTGATGGCCATGGTCGGAATCGTGCTGGTGCTGCGCTTTCTTCCACAGCTTCCGGTCGTGGACAAGCTGATCCTGAGCAACCCGTCCGCCGAGGCGCTCGCCCCGCAGGATCCGTTCGCGAGCGTCGGATTGGTGGGCGACGTGGGACTGGTGATTTCCGACCTGCGGCCCGGCGGACAGGCGCGGTTCGGCAACGAAGTGGTGGACGTGCAGAGTCAGGGCAAGTACGTTGAGGCCGGCAAACGTGTACAGGTCATCAAACGCGACGGCGGATCGATCATCGTTCGTCCGTTGACAGATGAGGCATGA
- a CDS encoding SigmaW regulon antibacterial: protein MGQYSTYLAYALGLFALLLVFFAAVVFMNFGSMYVRAWAARTHITFRELIGMWLRKVNSSIIVDSKIQAWKAGFTDITTEDLETHYLARGRVPNIIRALIAAHRARIPLDFRTACAIDLAGRDIVDAVNTSVNPKVIDCPNPAVGRLTIDAVARDGIQLKVKARVTVRTNIAGLVGGATEETIIARVGEGIVSAIGSANSHKEVLANPDKISKAVLAKGLDGGTAFEIRSIDIADVDVGDNIGAKLQSDQAAADLKRAEAEGRRAMAVALEQENRAKIEENRALVVLAESEVPKAMADAFRSGNLGIMDYMRMRNMQSDTAMRTRIAEGEGGPDRDRKAP from the coding sequence ATGGGGCAGTATTCGACCTATCTGGCGTACGCGCTCGGGCTGTTCGCGCTCTTGCTGGTTTTCTTCGCCGCCGTCGTCTTCATGAATTTCGGCTCGATGTATGTCCGCGCCTGGGCCGCCAGGACGCACATCACGTTTCGCGAGCTGATCGGCATGTGGCTGCGGAAAGTGAACTCGAGCATCATCGTCGACTCAAAGATCCAGGCGTGGAAGGCCGGATTCACGGACATCACCACCGAAGACCTTGAAACGCACTACCTGGCCCGCGGGCGCGTGCCCAACATCATCCGCGCGCTCATCGCCGCCCACCGCGCCCGCATCCCCCTCGATTTCCGCACGGCCTGCGCCATCGACCTGGCCGGGCGCGACATCGTCGACGCGGTCAACACCAGCGTGAATCCGAAAGTGATCGATTGTCCGAACCCTGCCGTGGGCCGGCTCACGATCGATGCGGTCGCCAGGGACGGCATTCAGCTCAAGGTCAAGGCGCGCGTCACCGTGCGCACCAACATCGCCGGGCTGGTCGGCGGCGCCACCGAGGAGACCATCATCGCCCGCGTCGGCGAAGGCATCGTCTCGGCCATCGGCTCGGCCAATTCGCACAAGGAAGTGCTCGCGAATCCCGACAAGATATCAAAAGCGGTGCTGGCCAAGGGGCTGGACGGCGGGACGGCGTTTGAAATCCGCTCGATCGACATCGCCGACGTGGACGTGGGCGACAACATCGGCGCCAAGCTCCAGTCCGACCAGGCCGCCGCCGACCTGAAACGCGCCGAGGCCGAGGGCCGCCGCGCCATGGCCGTCGCGCTCGAACAGGAAAACCGCGCCAAGATCGAGGAGAACCGGGCGCTGGTCGTGCTGGCCGAGTCCGAGGTGCCCAAGGCCATGGCCGACGCGTTCCGCAGCGGGAACCTGGGCATCATGGATTACATGCGCATGCGCAATATGCAGTCGGACACCGCCATGCGCACGCGCATCGCCGAGGGTGAAGGCGGCCCGGACCGGGATCGAAAGGCGCCATGA
- the rluB gene encoding Ribosomal large subunit pseudouridine synthase B yields MPSIRLQRFLSDAGVASRRHAEELILEGRVLVNNRIVETLPAFVDPKVDRVIVDGGVVRVQPLAYFIMHKPKKVVCTNKDPSGRLRAIDLLPPDLPQRLFPVGRLDADGTGLLLLTNDGELTERLTHPRYGLAKVYRVEVRGKVTAETVERLRRGVYTSEGKARLSEVELSHAGADRSVLMVTVREGRERLLPRMLANVGHPVKALKRLQVGPLELKGLPLGACRQLSDGELRLLREAIDESYAAAKRERHEKRRRRGGPPKAGARGAGRGSTGGARPRPAGQPSGPRGAAGKPRGATSSSSAARGGASAGQGGSPRRRIIQ; encoded by the coding sequence GTGCCAAGTATTCGCTTGCAGCGATTTCTATCCGACGCCGGCGTCGCTTCGCGGCGGCACGCCGAGGAGTTAATCCTCGAAGGCCGCGTGCTGGTGAATAACCGCATCGTCGAAACGCTGCCGGCGTTCGTCGATCCGAAAGTGGACCGCGTGATCGTCGACGGCGGCGTCGTCCGCGTGCAGCCGCTCGCGTACTTCATCATGCATAAGCCGAAGAAGGTCGTCTGCACCAACAAGGACCCGTCTGGGCGGCTGCGGGCGATCGACCTGCTGCCGCCGGACCTGCCGCAGCGGCTCTTTCCGGTCGGGCGGCTCGACGCGGACGGGACGGGCCTGCTTCTACTGACCAATGACGGCGAACTGACTGAGCGCCTGACCCATCCGCGCTACGGCCTGGCCAAGGTCTACCGCGTGGAAGTTCGCGGGAAGGTCACAGCGGAGACCGTCGAGCGACTCCGCCGCGGCGTATACACATCCGAGGGCAAAGCGCGGCTGTCGGAGGTGGAGTTGTCGCATGCCGGGGCGGACCGCTCGGTGTTGATGGTGACCGTGCGCGAGGGGCGCGAGCGGCTGTTGCCGCGGATGCTGGCGAACGTGGGGCATCCGGTGAAGGCACTCAAGCGCCTGCAGGTGGGGCCGCTGGAGCTGAAGGGGCTGCCGCTGGGGGCGTGCCGGCAGCTCTCGGACGGCGAACTGCGGCTGCTCCGCGAGGCGATCGACGAGAGCTACGCGGCGGCAAAGCGCGAGCGACACGAGAAGCGGCGGCGCCGCGGAGGTCCGCCGAAGGCGGGGGCGCGCGGCGCCGGGCGCGGAAGTACGGGAGGCGCGCGGCCGAGGCCGGCCGGGCAGCCGAGCGGGCCGCGCGGCGCTGCGGGCAAACCGCGCGGCGCTACGAGCTCGTCGAGTGCTGCGCGGGGAGGGGCGAGCGCTGGGCAGGGCGGTTCGCCGCGGCGGCGGATCATCCAGTAA